A part of Sugiyamaella lignohabitans strain CBS 10342 chromosome D, complete sequence genomic DNA contains:
- the LYS12 gene encoding homoisocitrate dehydrogenase (Homo-isocitrate dehydrogenase; an NAD-linked mitochondrial enzyme required for the fourth step in the biosynthesis of lysine, in which homo-isocitrate is oxidatively decarboxylated to alpha-ketoadipate; GO_component: GO:0005739 - mitochondrion [Evidence IEA,IEA]; GO_component: GO:0005739 - mitochondrion [Evidence IDA] [PMID 11914276]; GO_component: GO:0005739 - mitochondrion [Evidence IDA] [PMID 14576278]; GO_component: GO:0005739 - mitochondrion [Evidence IDA] [PMID 16823961]; GO_function: GO:0051287 - NAD binding [Evidence IEA]; GO_function: GO:0047046 - homoisocitrate dehydrogenase activity [Evidence IEA]; GO_function: GO:0047046 - homoisocitrate dehydrogenase activity [Evidence IDA] [PMID 17223711]; GO_function: GO:0000287 - magnesium ion binding [Evidence IEA]; GO_function: GO:0046872 - metal ion binding [Evidence IEA]; GO_function: GO:0016491 - oxidoreductase activity [Evidence IEA]; GO_function: GO:0016616 - oxidoreductase activity, acting on the CH-OH group of donors, NAD or NADP as acceptor [Evidence IEA]; GO_process: GO:0008652 - cellular amino acid biosynthetic process [Evidence IEA]; GO_process: GO:0009085 - lysine biosynthetic process [Evidence IEA]; GO_process: GO:0009085 - lysine biosynthetic process [Evidence IC] [PMID 17223711]; GO_process: GO:0019878 - lysine biosynthetic process via aminoadipic acid [Evidence IEA]; GO_process: GO:0055114 - oxidation-reduction process [Evidence IEA,IEA]), with protein sequence MALKFHVLTNIQAGRKILENLPKEDGLDFEFVNLDAGFELFKSTGVALPDKTVEILKNECDGGLFGAVSSPSKKVEGYSSPIVALRKKLGLYANVRPVKSVAKLDKPCDLVIVRENTEDLYIKEERIFDAADGTKVAEAIKRISQTASERIGAIAFKLAIQRQKARELNPGSSLHKSPLVTITHKSNVLSVSDGLFRQTIKDLYEAKRDSFEADLHINEQIVDSMVYKLFRDPEIFDVVVAPNLYGDILSDGAAALVGSLGVVPSANVGDDFVIGEPCHGSAPDIEGK encoded by the coding sequence ATGGCATTAAAATTTCACGTTCTAACTAATATTCAGGCTGGTCGTAAAATCCTCGAGAACTTGCCCAAGGAGGATGGTTTGGACTTTGAATTTGTCAACCTCGATGCTGGTTTCGAACTTTTTAAGAGTACTGGTGTAGCTCTTCCTGATAAGACTGTGGAGATCTTGAAGAACGAGTGTGatggtggtttgtttggtgCTGTCAGCTCTCCTTCTAAGAAGGTCGAAGGTTACTCTTCTCCCATTGTTGCCCTTCGTAAGAAGCTTGGTTTATATGCCAATGTCCGTCCAGTTAAGTCGGTTGCCAAGCTTGACAAACCTTGTGATTTGGTCATTGTCCGTGAAAACACTGAGGACTTATATATTAAGGAAGAGCGTATTTtcgatgctgctgacggTACCAAGGTGGCCGAGGCTATCAAGAGAATCTCTCAAACCGCCAGTGAGAGAATTGGTGCTATCGCATTCAAATTGGCCATTCAACGACAAAAGGCTCGTGAGTTGAACCCCGGTTCTTCTCTCCACAAGAGCCCTCTTGTCACCATCACCCACAAGTCCAATGTCCTTAGTGTTTCTGATGGTCTCTTCCGTCAAACCATCAAAGACCTCTACGAGGCCAAGAGGGACTCGTTTGAAGCCGACCTTCACATCAACGAACAGATTGTGGACTCCATGGTCTACAAGCTCTTCCGTGATCCTGAGATCTTCGATGTGGTTGTCGCTCCCAATCTTTATGGAGATATTTTGAGTGatggagctgctgctcttgttgGTTCACTTGGTGTTGTCCCCAGTGCcaatgttggtgatgatttCGTTATTGGTGAGCCATGTCACGGAAGTGCTCCTGATATTGAGGGAAAGTAA
- the SLX8 gene encoding SUMO-targeted ubiquitin ligase complex subunit SLX8 (Subunit of Slx5-Slx8 SUMO-targeted ubiquitin ligase (STUbL) complex; stimulated by prior attachment of SUMO to the substrate; contains a C-terminal RING domain; forms nuclear foci upon DNA replication stress; GO_component: GO:0033768 - SUMO-targeted ubiquitin ligase complex [Evidence IDA] [PMID 17848550]; GO_component: GO:0005737 - cytoplasm [Evidence IDA] [PMID 22842922]; GO_component: GO:0005730 - nucleolus [Evidence IEA]; GO_component: GO:0005634 - nucleus [Evidence IEA]; GO_component: GO:0005634 - nucleus [Evidence IDA] [PMID 19270524]; GO_component: GO:0005634 - nucleus [Evidence IDA] [PMID 22842922]; GO_function: GO:0016874 - ligase activity [Evidence IEA]; GO_function: GO:0046872 - metal ion binding [Evidence IEA,IEA]; GO_function: GO:0004842 - ubiquitin-protein transferase activity [Evidence IDA] [PMID 17728242]; GO_function: GO:0004842 - ubiquitin-protein transferase activity [Evidence IDA] [PMID 17848550]; GO_function: GO:0004842 - ubiquitin-protein transferase activity [Evidence IDA] [PMID 18032921]; GO_function: GO:0008270 - zinc ion binding [Evidence IEA]; GO_process: GO:0006281 - DNA repair [Evidence IEA]; GO_process: GO:0006974 - cellular response to DNA damage stimulus [Evidence IEA]; GO_process: GO:0006974 - cellular response to DNA damage stimulus [Evidence IGI,IMP] [PMID 11139495]; GO_process: GO:0006974 - cellular response to DNA damage stimulus [Evidence IGI,IMP] [PMID 16325482]; GO_process: GO:0016925 - protein sumoylation [Evidence IGI,IMP] [PMID 16387868]; GO_process: GO:0016567 - protein ubiquitination [Evidence IEA]; GO_process: GO:0016567 - protein ubiquitination [Evidence IDA] [PMID 17728242]; GO_process: GO:0016567 - protein ubiquitination [Evidence IDA] [PMID 17848550]; GO_process: GO:0016567 - protein ubiquitination [Evidence IDA] [PMID 18032921]; GO_process: GO:0000723 - telomere maintenance [Evidence IMP] [PMID 16428246]) produces MTNDEAPEKGGDSSRNLTGLFETSQQHRHRKIYSQSSQSQSTSTNPENDNEVGSLSPKRKRRRRSSLAELGRLVRGSDPVPMGDSSAVAELLEPAVSENTEQDHNAVPPEIIEVEIRLDSLGGEGGNMIYPIPTDTVPAAPVDQDYQGAAAEDLSADDEVIPVDTGSGSEQPELIRSSRSINLRTRDRGDSRSLARDRRAYQKRIEMPRTSSYSPIDLTDDGMDFAEVIDIADDEEDGILTTKQLKNDAPTELNERAGFRQATCCVCFESPKIVAITVCGHFYCSKCVFRALTISPRATTTYGECSVCRTKMAYTAVKFLELKLRPRKRELSKNDAPVLPENTSTPVVATDLE; encoded by the coding sequence ATGACTAATGACGAGGCCCCTGAAAAAGGAGGAGACTCCTCAAGGAATTTAACAGGACTATTTGAGACTTCTCAACAACACAGACATCGAAAAATATACTCTCAAAGTTCACAGAGTCAATCTACTAGTACTAACCCTGAGAATGACAATGAAGTTGGCAGCTTATCACCAAAACGCAAACGCCGGAGAAGGAGCAGTCTGGCTGAACTTGGTAGACTAGTAAGAGGATCTGATCCAGTACCTATGGGTGACAGTTCAGCTGTAGCTGAATTGTTGGAGCCAGCCGTCAGTGAGAATACCGAACAAGATCATAATGCTGTTCCACCCGAAATAATCGAGGTTGAAATCCGATTAGATTCTCttggaggagaaggaggtAATATGATCTATCCAATTCCGACGGATACTGTGCCAGCTGCTCCAGTTGACCAAGACTATCAgggtgctgctgcagaAGATCTATCTGCAGACGATGAGGTAATTCCAGTTGACACTGGGTCTGGGTCCGAACAACCAGAATTAATAAGATCTAGTCGTAGTATTAATTTACGAACCAGGGATCGGGGAGATAGCCGCTCTCTGGCTCGTGACCGCAGAGCATACCAGAAAAGGATTGAAATGCCACGGACTTCATCTTATTCACCTATAGACCTAACTGATGATGGTATGGACTTTGCAGAAGTAATTGATATTGCCGATGACGAGGAGGATGGCAttctcaccaccaaacagTTGAAAAATGATGCTCCCACAGAGCTGAACGAAAGAGCAGGGTTTCGCCAAGCAACCTGCTGTGTTTGCTTTGAATCTCCAAAAATTGTTGCAATAACTGTGTGTGGTCACTTTTACTGTTCAAAATGTGTGTTTCGTGCGCTAACTATATCTCCTCGTGCTACCACTACTTATGGAGAATGCAGTGTTTGCAGGACTAAGATGGCATATACTGCAGTTAAGTTCTTGGAGCTCAAGTTGAGGCCCCGGAAGCGTGAGTTGTCTAAAAACGACGCACCTGTTCTGCCTGAAAATACTAGTACTCCTGTGGTTGCCACTGACTTGGAATGA
- the RCM1 gene encoding Rcm1p (rRNA m5C methyltransferase; methylates cytosine at position 2278 of 25S rRNA while Nop2p methylates cytosine at position 2870; contains seven beta-strand methyltransferase motif; localized to the nucleolus; interacts with Trm112p; homolog of NSUN5A, a human gene which is deleted in Williams-Beuren Syndrome; GO_component: GO:0005730 - nucleolus [Evidence IDA] [PMID 23913415]; GO_component: GO:0005634 - nucleus [Evidence IDA] [PMID 10649453]; GO_function: GO:0003723 - RNA binding [Evidence IEA]; GO_function: GO:0008168 - methyltransferase activity [Evidence IEA]; GO_function: GO:0009383 - rRNA (cytosine-C5-)-methyltransferase activity [Evidence IDA,IGI,IMP] [PMID 23913415]; GO_function: GO:0016740 - transferase activity [Evidence IEA]; GO_process: GO:0032259 - methylation [Evidence IEA]; GO_process: GO:0070475 - rRNA base methylation [Evidence IDA,IGI,IMP] [PMID 23913415]), which translates to MMKVSGKDGLICGLLVDELTILAAPVRWIRRNNIKCQEDPLETFFSNYERVDTIDKLTSSGKIFIDPHVPFLYGIHPSEKVSKMPPYQTGKIIIQDRASCFPATILNPKPGDILVDACSAPGNKTTHLASFVQNTKNSITAFERDPKRAEILKKMVAMAGAGSCVKIKVGDFTECDPSSSELKDVTGLVVDPSCSGSGIFGRGFEEENNKEKDEQADKFRLHKLSNFQFKIVSHAMSFPSAKTVVYSTCSIHAEENEQVVRKLLEDPDIRARGWTLRRKHGVLPNWHRRGWPAEFEGMDSAEELAEGCVRALPKEDGGIGFFAACFDRVTTDGHSIGDPVEINGPSTQGEEDDEEWTGFD; encoded by the coding sequence ATGATGAAAGTAAGTGGGAAAGATGGATTGATTTGCGGGTTATTGGTTGATGAACTAACGAttttggcagcaccagttcGATGGATTCGCAGGAATAACATAAAATGTCAAGAGGACCCATTGGAGAcctttttttcaaattatGAACGTGTCGATACTATCGACAAACTGACTAGTTCCGGCAAGATATTTATAGATCCACATGTGCCCTTTTTGTATGGAATTCATCCATCAGAGAAAGTATCAAAAATGCCTCCCTATCAAACAGGAAAGATCATCATACAAGACAGAGCTTCTTGCTTTCCGGCAACGATTCTTAACCCCAAGCCTGGTGATATTCTTGTGGATGCTTGTTCTGCTCCAGGAAATAAGACTACTCATTTGGCCTCATTCGTTCAAAATACGAAAAACTCCATAACTGCATTCGAAAGAGACCCGAAACGAGCCGAAatcttgaagaaaatggtCGCCATGGCCGGAGCTGGCAGCTgtgtcaaaatcaaagtaGGCGATTTTACAGAATGCGACCCTTCTAGTTCAGAACTCAAGGATGTTACAGGACTAGTTGTAGATCCATCATGTTCAGGGTCAGGCATTTTTGGCCGAggttttgaagaagagaataatAAAGAGAAAGATGAGCAGGCTGATAAGTTTCGACTACACAAACTATCAAATTTTCAGTTTAAGATTGTGTCACATGCTATGAGCTTTCCCTCTGCCAAGACAGTGGTGTATTCAACCTGCTCTATACACgcagaagaaaatgagcAGGTGGTTAGAAAACTCCTGGAAGACCCTGATATTAGAGCTCGAGGTTGGACTTTGAGACGTAAACATGGCGTGTTACCCAATTGGCATCGCAGAGGCTGGCCAGCTGAATTTGAAGGCATGGATTCTGCTGAGGAACTGGCAGAAGGATGCGTTCGTGCTCTTCCCAAAGAAGACGGCGGCATTGGTTTTTTTGCAGCCTGTTTTGATCGTGTCACAACTGACGGCCATAGTATTGGTGACCCAGTTGAAATAAATGGCCCGTCTACTCagggagaagaagacgacgaggagTGGACCGGATTTGATTAA
- the DML1 gene encoding Dml1p (Essential protein involved in mtDNA inheritance; may also function in the partitioning of the mitochondrial organelle or in the segregation of chromosomes, exhibits regions similar to members of a GTPase family; GO_component: GO:0005737 - cytoplasm [Evidence IDA] [PMID 14690591]; GO_component: GO:0005739 - mitochondrion [Evidence IEA,IEA]; GO_component: GO:0005739 - mitochondrion [Evidence IDA] [PMID 14690591]; GO_function: GO:0003674 - molecular_function [Evidence ND]; GO_process: GO:0000002 - mitochondrial genome maintenance [Evidence IMP] [PMID 12702300]; GO_process: GO:0006276 - plasmid maintenance [Evidence IMP] [PMID 12702300]), whose product MHEVIHLSLSPISNHLNSHFYNAQESYFVYSDSEVADSKVDPTVRFQQGIGYTPRALVWDFQGGFGALKQYSGAYSDNNSSIPSRDIWEGGEPDRIARKQVTTSEYQKSLDSGNLTDPKLNKTNTLYWSDYIRVDYHPKSKLVLKDWEYDPIRYPKGRPRGSGESDPTPSSPTSASTASFNGYDIGISQWNQIQAENDKEYLDRSFRPILEQCDSLDGLVISTDVDSAWGGFTECMLSDIIDDYCPKVPRFVWGLYDQDLNGKKLSIYDTMSRIKSTAGLIENSTLFVPLSLPKLDQFPAELSKQIGLPLTTWQKTALYNMVYEPMSVLSSLRGNSRVSMSTLANSLTNGAEERKVVTAVSATSSLPLIDFSTVLTMPSLTPRKKVRAARYFSKYAVVRLPKPTPSLKPAVNNYGIVDLKSGASPWDFVDQVAKIDSNRTDLLEKYFDKQQLLDQGTLERNLSELKQEDFQFAQPSSFPSGIITGTDSLYSSFSITTEAGSTLTDMANFVSRFDRGSDEREQLKDTLSTMSEGYSWGYEFDSDTSDD is encoded by the coding sequence ATGCACGAGGTAATTCATCTATCACTATCTCCCATATCCAATCACCTCAATTCTCATTTCTATAATGCGCAGGAGTCGTATTTTGTTTACTCGGATTCTGAGGTAGCAGATTCCAAAGTAGATCCCACTGTGCGGTTTCAGCAAGGCATTGGATACACCCCTCGAGCTTTGGTTTGGGATTTCCAGGGTGGATTTGGCGCATTGAAACAATATTCCGGTGCTTATTCGGACAACAATAGTTCTATTCCAAGTCGAGATATTTGGGAAGGTGGTGAGCCGGATAGAATCGCCCGGAAACAAGTAACGACTAGCGAATATCAGAAATCACTCGACTCAGGAAACTTGACCGATCCAAAACTAAATAAAACCAATACCTTGTATTGGTCTGATTATATTCGAGTTGATTATCATCCCAAGTCGAAACTAGTCTTAAAAGACTGGGAATATGATCCAATACGATATCCCAAGGGCCGTCCAAGAGGGAGCGGAGAGTCTGATCCGACACCATCATCTCCCACATCTGCATCTACTGCTTCCTTCAACGGCTATGATATTGGTATCAGCCAATGGAACCAGATTCAAGCTGAAAATGATAAGGAATATCTTGATAGATCATTTAGACCAATTCTTGAGCAATGTGATTCTCTGGATGGCCTAGTGATTTCTACGGATGTAGATTCAGCCTGGGGTGGTTTTACTGAATGCATGCTATCTGACATCATAGACGATTATTGTCCCAAAGTACCCCGCTTTGTATGGGGACTGTATGATCAAGATTTAAATGGCAAGAAGCTTAGCATATATGATACCATGTCAAGAATAAAGTCCACTGCAGGGTTAATAGAAAATAGCACCTTGTTTGTACCGCTTTCACTACCAAAACTAGATCAATTTCCTGCGGAGTTGTCAAAACAAATAGGACTACCTCTTACTACTTGGCAGAAAACAGCACTTTATAATATGGTTTACGAGCCAATGTCGGTACTTTCAAGTCTGCGGGGCAATTCGCGCGTCTCTATGTCGACACTAGCAAACTCGCTCACTAATGGTGCAGAGGAACGGAAAGTAGttactgctgtttctgccaCTTCAAGCCTACCGTTGATTGACTTTTCAACTGTACTTACCATGCCTTCTTTGACTCCTCGAAAAAAAGTGCGTGCTGCTCGCTACTTCTCAAAGTATGCTGTTGTAAGATTGCCAAAGCCCACTCCATCTCTCAAACCTGCAGTCAACAATTACGGGATTGTGGATCTTAAATCAGGTGCTTCACCTTGGGACTTTGTAGACCAAGTTGCTAAAATTGATTCGAATAGAACTGACCTTCTGGAGAAATACTTCGATAAGCAGCAGTTGCTTGATCAGGGTACTTTAGAACGAAACCTTTCAGAATTGAAACAAGAAGACTTTCAATTTGCACAACCATCATCATTTCCTTCCGGTATAATTACTGGTACCGACTCTTTATACTCAAGCTTTTCCATCACCACTGAAGCTGGTTCGACTCTTACAGATATGGCCAACTTTGTGTCGCGCTTCGACCGAGGTAGTGACGAGCGCGAGCAACTTAAGGACACGCTAAGTACAATGTCTGAGGGATATTCATGGGGCTATGAATTTGACTCTGATACTTCTGACGACTAG
- the RRP46 gene encoding Rrp46p (Exosome non-catalytic core component; involved in 3'-5' RNA processing and degradation in both the nucleus and the cytoplasm; has similarity to E. coli RNase PH and to human hRrp46p (EXOSC5); GO_component: GO:0005737 - cytoplasm [Evidence IEA,IEA]; GO_component: GO:0000177 - cytoplasmic exosome (RNase complex) [Evidence IDA] [PMID 10465791]; GO_component: GO:0000177 - cytoplasmic exosome (RNase complex) [Evidence IDA] [PMID 19046973]; GO_component: GO:0000178 - exosome (RNase complex) [Evidence IEA]; GO_component: GO:0000176 - nuclear exosome (RNase complex) [Evidence IDA] [PMID 10465791]; GO_component: GO:0000176 - nuclear exosome (RNase complex) [Evidence IDA] [PMID 19046973]; GO_component: GO:0005730 - nucleolus [Evidence IEA]; GO_component: GO:0005634 - nucleus [Evidence IEA]; GO_function: GO:0003723 - RNA binding [Evidence IEA]; GO_function: GO:0003674 - molecular_function [Evidence ND]; GO_process: GO:0000467 - exonucleolytic trimming to generate mature 3'-end of 5.8S rRNA from tricistronic rRNA transcript (SSU-rRNA, 5.8S rRNA, LSU-rRNA) [Evidence IMP] [PMID 10465791]; GO_process: GO:0000467 - exonucleolytic trimming to generate mature 3'-end of 5.8S rRNA from tricistronic rRNA transcript (SSU-rRNA, 5.8S rRNA, LSU-rRNA) [Evidence IMP] [PMID 10508172]; GO_process: GO:0043628 - ncRNA 3'-end processing [Evidence IC] [PMID 10465791]; GO_process: GO:0070651 - nonfunctional rRNA decay [Evidence IC] [PMID 10465791]; GO_process: GO:0071042 - nuclear polyadenylation-dependent mRNA catabolic process [Evidence IMP] [PMID 19369424]; GO_process: GO:0071035 - nuclear polyadenylation-dependent rRNA catabolic process [Evidence IMP] [PMID 10465791]; GO_process: GO:0071038 - nuclear polyadenylation-dependent tRNA catabolic process [Evidence IDA] [PMID 15828860]; GO_process: GO:0071038 - nuclear polyadenylation-dependent tRNA catabolic process [Evidence IDA] [PMID 17643380]; GO_process: GO:0070478 - nuclear-transcribed mRNA catabolic process, 3'-5' exonucleolytic nonsense-mediated decay [Evidence IC] [PMID 10465791]; GO_process: GO:0034427 - nuclear-transcribed mRNA catabolic process, exonucleolytic, 3'-5' [Evidence IC] [PMID 10465791]; GO_process: GO:0070481 - nuclear-transcribed mRNA catabolic process, non-stop decay [Evidence IC] [PMID 10465791]; GO_process: GO:0071051 - polyadenylation-dependent snoRNA 3'-end processing [Evidence IC] [PMID 10465791]; GO_process: GO:0006364 - rRNA processing [Evidence IEA]) yields MTVTSTKPIASTGILPSVDGSAEWNYGQTKVICSVSGPMEVKIRDEIPNATTLELVVRPVAGLSTTRETLIEDRLYCALSSVVLRHIHPRSLVQIVVQVMEAGESSKFVCRELAASINSSNLALVDAGVPLQGLVVATSIAILNDDKHSLIVEPSHQDLEASVSSHVVAYEFVDKEPQRLLLCESTGQFSEEEVYEVLERALEGCNTVYQSVRGTLEQKVSKDFVWR; encoded by the coding sequence ATGACAGTAACGAGCACGAAACCAATTGCGTCAACCGGCATTCTACCTAGTGTAGACGGTTCAGCTGAGTGGAATTATGGACAGACAAAGGTTATTTGCTCGGTCTCTGGTCCTATGGAGGTGAAGATTCGAGACGAGATCCCGAATGCTACTACTTTAGAGCTGGTTGTAAGGCCAGTAGCCGGACTTTCCACTACTCGTGAGACACTCATCGAGGATAGACTTTATTGTGCGTTGTCATCGGTTGTACTAAGACATATTCATCCTCGGTCCCTGGTGCAAATTGTGGTACAAGTCATGGAGGCAGGCGAATCATCGAAGTTTGTTTGCCGAGAACTGGCGGCCAGTATTAATTCGTCAAATCTTGCTCttgttgatgctggagTTCCTTTACAAGGTCTTGTAGTTGCGACTAGCATTGCCATTTTAAACGATGACAAACATAGCTTAATCGTAGAACCTTCGCACCAAGATTTGGAAGCCAGTGTTTCGTCGCATGTTGTCGCATACGAGTTTGTCGATAAAGAGCCACAGCGCCTCCTCCTGTGCGAAAGCACCGGTCAGTtcagtgaagaagaggtaTACGAAGTGCTTGAAAGGGCCTTAGAAGGATGCAACACTGTGTACCAATCTGTGAGAGGCACATTAGAACAGAAAGTTAGTAAGGACTTTGTGTGGCGGTAA